A segment of the Verrucomicrobiota bacterium genome:
CCGGGCTGTCCATCACGCCCGAGGAGGCGGGGCAGTTCGAGGCGCTGCGCGAAGGCGTGATGAAGAGCACGGTCGCGATGGAGTTCCTCGACGCGCAGCAGGAGATCGGCAAATTGCAGGACGAGCTTCTCGGCTACGTGCAGAAGACGATCGAACTCGGCCGCGTGCCGACGAAGGAGGACTTCGACTCGTGCTGCTCGTCGAGTTGCGGCTGCCACTGAGCCGGCGCGGCGCGGGGCCGAGGAGTTTCTCTTTGACGGGTCGCCGCCGGTGGGGTGTATTCGAGCCAGCCATCTCACCGCCCCCAAGTCACTTCAACTCCACGGACTCATGACTTCATCGATCAACCGCCGCGCCGCCGTCTCGCGCCTCGCCGGAACAGCCGCCGCCGCCGCCGCCGTGAGCGCGCTCGCGATGCGCCTTGGCGCTGCGGACGCCGCGCTCAAGGGCCGCATCAACCACTCCGTCTGCAAGTGGTGCTACCCACGGGTGAGCCTCGAGGACTTGTGCAGGGCGGGCAAGGACATGGGCCTGCAATCCGTCGAGCTGCTGAACCCGCCGGACTTCGCGACGCTCAAGAAACACGGGCTTGTGTGCGCGATGGTGAGCAACCCGGTCGTGGACGGCCTCGGCGGCATCAGCAGGGCGTGGAATCGCGTCGAGCACCACGACCGGCTCGTCGTCGCCTACGAGCAGCGCATCAAGGAAGTCGCGGGCGCGGGCTTCACGAACCTCATCTGCTTCTCCGGCAACCGCGACAAGCTCGACGACGAGAAGGGCCTCGAGAACTGCGCGCTCGGACTCAAGCGCATCATGGCCGCGGCCGAGAAGGCGAACGTGACGATCGTGATGGAGCTGCTCAACAGCCGGGTGAATCACAAGGACTACCAGTGCGACCACACGGAGTGGGGCGTCGCCCTCTGCAAGCGCATCGGCTCCGAGCGCTTCAAGCTCCTCTATGACATCTACCACATGCAGATCATGGAGGGCGACGTCATCACGCGAATCCGGCAGTTCAAGGACTACATCGCGCACTACCACACCGGCGGCGTGCCCGGTCGCAACGAGATTGACGACACGCAGGAACTCCACTACCCGGCGATCATGAAGGCCATCGCCGAGACCGGCTACAAGGGTCACGTCGCGCAGGAGTTCATCCCGAAACGGCCCGACGCGCTCAAGTCGCTGAGCCAGGCGGTGCAGATTTGTGATGTGTAGCCGCGGGAGCAGCTACTTCGCCCGCACCACACGCACGCGG
Coding sequences within it:
- a CDS encoding YlbF family regulator; protein product: METPLAPADTAPPAPAPTDAVQQKIAELCEALLARPDFSDLRRKVGAFMNDESAKFQYQMLSERSAMLQQKQNAGLSITPEEAGQFEALREGVMKSTVAMEFLDAQQEIGKLQDELLGYVQKTIELGRVPTKEDFDSCCSSSCGCH
- a CDS encoding TIM barrel protein translates to MTSSINRRAAVSRLAGTAAAAAAVSALAMRLGAADAALKGRINHSVCKWCYPRVSLEDLCRAGKDMGLQSVELLNPPDFATLKKHGLVCAMVSNPVVDGLGGISRAWNRVEHHDRLVVAYEQRIKEVAGAGFTNLICFSGNRDKLDDEKGLENCALGLKRIMAAAEKANVTIVMELLNSRVNHKDYQCDHTEWGVALCKRIGSERFKLLYDIYHMQIMEGDVITRIRQFKDYIAHYHTGGVPGRNEIDDTQELHYPAIMKAIAETGYKGHVAQEFIPKRPDALKSLSQAVQICDV